In the genome of Halictus rubicundus isolate RS-2024b chromosome 9, iyHalRubi1_principal, whole genome shotgun sequence, one region contains:
- the LOC143357355 gene encoding E3 SUMO-protein ligase ZBED1-like has translation MGISVSMIHILKISSKLVNGAISCKHLKVVKIVVFHDFQPMTVINVRILASFNALFQKMLNLFSLVEEKSDRLTAGHALTTYIVVMGLEHIQEVSILCGKESWYHKHIRFSGYQKVSIPNDSCSESLDLILYNTVMTQSQFQTCHQMYIFTKYCRRGVSNHQLRYRSILSWVWNYFKHNDEDYEVECNVCAKRLKFSKCTTNMIKHANTHGISKEFVAQDTTEEYTPYTENDVGKKKIDELILNLITVDLQPFSIVEDIGFKNLLNFLDPKYILPTRKTLKTLLHERYVKEKVRVREELQNTCHFVNHNFELKTYVIETKKFTGNHTASTIANRLDEIMIKWDIQNKVTAVVTDNAANTRTAMKQLCVPTTDKLNEVQIMLSLLQYKLKSEVPTRSNATYEMFDRLLKLKSSIVIALSSLKINFEKLTDREWDTLPNIVQLLKPFFLITEELSSEKYVSISKLVLIKKQLYIFIDTYQDEGGIAGTLCTELRLQLDNDSISTAHRKEFQETVTGEGPSFWSIFDIQVLQKNTIACKSGVSGELNNYMKEPYLSRHENPWMFWKDNTLKYPILSKLAKEYLCVMARSVPPERVFSKTGEIIFLFSHVRSELTIFKASRYLKESFGNRYFSIPTVFIIVSILTYARL, from the exons ATGGGCAT atctgtgtcaatGATACAtatcctgaaaatttcatcaaaattggtCAACGGTGCGATAAGCTGCAAACATTTAAAGGTGGTAAAAATTgtagtttttcacgattttcagccTATGACTGTAATAAATGTAAGGATTCTTGCATCTTTCAATGCCT tatttcaaaaaatgttgaACTTGTTCAGTTTAGTGGAGGAAAAAAGTGACAGGTTGACTGCCGGTCAC gccttgacgacatatatagtaGTGATGGGTCTTGAGCATATTCAAGAGGTATCGATTCTTTGTGGCAAAGAATCATGGTATCACAAGCATATACGATTCTCTGGGTATCAAAAAGTATCGATCCCTAATGATAGTTGCTCAGAAAGTCTCGATC TGATTCTCTACAACACAGTTATGACACAGTCACAGTTTCAAACATGCCATCAAATGTATATATTTACTAAATATTGTAGGAGAGGCGTGAG CAACCATCAGTTGCGATACCGTAGTATTCT ATCATGGGTTTGGAATTACTTCAAACATAACGATGAAGATTATGAAGTGGAGTGTAATGTGTGTGCGAAACGATTGAAATTTAGCAAATGTACAACCAATATGATTAAACACGCAAACACTCATGGTATATCTAAAGAATTCGTTGCACAAGATACTACAGAAGAATATACTCCTTACACAG aaaatgatGTTGGAAAGAAAAAGATTGATgaactaattttaaatttaataactGTAGATCTACAACCGTTTTCAATCGTCGAAGACATaggatttaaaaatttattaaactttCTCGATCCTAAATATATATTACCTACTAGAAAAACCTTAAAGACGTTACTGCATGAAAGATATGTTAAAGAAAAAGTGCGAGTACGAGAAGAACTTCAAA ATACCTGTCATTTTGTAAATCACAACTTCGAATTGAAGACATATGTTATAGAAACCAAGAAATTTACAGGAAATCATACAGCTTCTACAATTGCAAATCGTTTAGATGAAATAATGATTAAGTGGGATATACAGAATAAAGTAACTGCAGTAGTAACCGATAATGCTGCAAATACGAGAACTGCTATGAAACAACTTTGCGTTCCTA CAACAGATAAATTAAATGAAGTACAAATTATGTTAAGTCTACTGCAATACAAATTAAAATCAGAAGTACCGACAAGATCGAATGCAACATACGAAATGTTTGACAGATTACTTAAATTAAAATCATCAATTGTAATAGCTCTGTcatcattaaaaattaattttgaaaagctAACGGATAGAGAGTGGGATACTTTGCCAAATATTGTGCAGTTATTGAAGCCATTTTTTCTTATAACTGAAGAACTAAGTTCTGAAAAATATGTTAGTATTTCCAAACttgtattaattaaaaaacaatTATATATTTTCATCGATACTTATCAAGACGAAGGGGGTATTGCAGGAACACTTTGTACGGAATTAAGATTGCAACTGGATAA CGACTCCATCTCTACAGCACATCGAAAGGAATTCCAAGAAACAGTAACGGGAGAAGGCCCCTCATTTTGGTCAATATTTGATATACAAGTACTTCAAAAAAATACAATCGCATGTAAAAGTGGTGTATCTggagaattaaataattatatgaaAGAACCATATTTATCCAGACATGAAAATCCATGGATGTTTTGGAAAGATAATACATTAAAATATCCAATATTATCAAAACTTGCAAAGGAATATCTTTGTGTAATGGCAAGGTCTGTTCCTCCTGAAAGAGTATtttcaaagactggcgaaataattt TTCTTTTTtctcatgtcaggtccgaactCACAAtctttaaagcatcgagatatttgaaggaatcatttggaaATCGATACTTTTCGATACCTACAGTATTCATTATTGTTTCGATACTTACGTATGCTCGACTCTAA